The Drosophila mauritiana strain mau12 chromosome 2R, ASM438214v1, whole genome shotgun sequence genome has a segment encoding these proteins:
- the LOC117136848 gene encoding uncharacterized protein LOC117136848 isoform X4, with amino-acid sequence MEQLFQNCRDDERRIGEEYLSSLQDLNCNSKPLINMLTMLAEENINYAHIIVKVVEYYISQVAPEFKLPILYLIDSIVKNVKSSYVQLFGQCIVNIFLHAFESVQHSQSQILEKVRERMYALRQTWNEVFPPSKMYALDVKVKRLDSNWPITAKHPIHVNPAIHVNPNFLKPGLVPGNPTMPSDMEEILQAKTRELLELKKRKLELELEQTKKHLEEQKLQLNQATDAIAGAPIIMPAPTPPAIHPPITDPALAVHNQRSPGASGNVGPVMHNIPVAPQHFANKPKVNPVNPALLNSVRQRDPRLARQMHAASSNLAAPARNDPRLEAKSSSSQKSSRSRSKSPVRNSSSRPGKSGSSSHSSSSSRKRSESKSSTASTSSSGSDVRHKAQGSSNQPPVKRSGKISSKDSDRYVRNGSPLGSAKRKSSSPSSSPSKSKRSTSHKSSSSRGKTSSLRSRSRSPVFMDVDLRTGVRSKSPESRAVAPSSLPLAGASLAASAKAPKDLEKPNLSTVSMLNSNPTTSGTPAASLVRQSSPSPSSSSISSQGNVSDALQLSINKLLQVQGGCGAGEKRPADALPPHIDGEEQPPQHKRSKSTKLDALFGSEDVDLRREILVVKPGVIVVEDDSMDESEVDKPTKKSGSPPKKATLEELRAKLANSARIQNKQGKSDKSKDQAVSQRLKQLAELKVNDDSQEAHDEKVRTILSQAQEMYENHGMNQEQYKDLVQKVVVINENSKIKESRRRDNDLERNAARDAVLRKRIPKLKGNENHTSGSPHSDGSPRYDEQPAAAPEKPSNKRDKTKREMKRRKPTKWGEQVDAGAAQRTAWQLANVNNNNNNNNKRAGIQLPVQPQAGFRGMPWQQPPAMVLAQSAVPPPPQPPSMISMPPVPPVTMTKAINSLDNPMADVVRSITIDGGSKEIRFYNQVAIIFMDGDQPHEIGFQPGQRVILIDHNEPLPLCFNDDYKPFHLDGQLHRIRFGFPSRELYIDEHWYEIYFGGPAVSVPIGNKLHIIKAEGPPPNVDIGRVRRDLVVGKINMIVDAHTIVPLFLDARQQTFQLGAEQHSLQFVDSFQYALLDGQLQKMEYGGLPKGMMLNGGRSCFIRFGTLPKGVIAGKTHVADMVYIKTDAPAEPPKPPPIIVKPPPVVEQPKPAPVAGAPISLPAAAAALESLNINDLFQKLVSSGIIGGAAAAPTLPAADSSVAKEPTASATEPSTASATAAPATLPAGPPMEPIKRIDLRKPESIKTRQAAVVAVLYLGMQCSSCGVRFPPEQTIKYSQHLDWHFRQNRRERDSTRKATSRKWYYDLNDWRQYEEIEDVEEREKNFLEAQGQPGGVEALEELSQQRSLDSPVPTCAAGKDDVDHCCDMCHEKFEQFYNEELEEWHLRSAIRVEDKIYHPLCYEDYKASLNPPAEIKSDQDVDMNNTDDNAMDTLIKVEDDEDEGMPKTSQAIFEDDDDDVIVLPNEEPSVTEIVDDDDEDEYVPGNVTRADMGTESQDKTESNFETKEPKKDQVELGEQQQNESANESDVEIQEPNIPFTDLDTYVEKDEATRAALLNVKIKEEPKDEYEEDEDDGFEDVGTVVSLLPLPEDEISIHSSETQTHTIGSSASPATIERPASVTSLSLPANEADEVEQGDANADTDAELNGEKQEATHNLSAVGPTLPLASIVNKIKINITKNTSSNSHNSASNTTTTDSQVSAISVIGGSGAAGGASGAGDPVQQVNAIQTISTIPVLCGGNTFVPKIATSTPSNVINSISVIGSTYGASSSSNGSRSTTSTASSTPAASLSAETGSLKSPTPPLATVDPDPEPVVEQKPALRNAALKRTKKVHNGIETSGLCSIM; translated from the exons ATGGAACAGCTATTTCAGAACTGCCGCGACGATGAGCGGAGGATCGGCGAGGAGTACCTGTCCAGTCTCCAGGACctcaactgcaacagcaagCCATTGATCAATATGCTCACGATGCTTGCCGAGGAGAACATCAACTACGCCCACATCATAGTTAAAGTGGTGGAATATTACATCAGCCAG GTGGCGCCCGAATTTAAATTGCCCATactatatttaattgattcgATAGTAAAGAATGTGAAAAGCAGCTACGTCCAATTGTTTGGACAGTGCATAGTCAACATATTCCTCCACGCCTTCGAATCG GTCCAGCACTCACAGTCGCAGATTTTGGAAAAAGTGCGGGAACGCATGTATGCCCTGCGTCAGACCTGGAACGAGGTGTTCCCGCCATCCAAGATGTACGCTCTGGACGTTAAGGTGAAGCGCCTAGATAGTAACTGGCCCATTACTGCCAAACATCCAATTCACGTCAATCCGGCCATTCATGTTAATCCGAATTTCTTAAAACCG GGTTTGGTTCCTGGTAACCCCACAATGCCCAGCGACATGGAGGAGATTTTGCAAGCAAAAACTCGTGAGTTGCTGGAGCTCAAGAAGCGCAAACTGGAACTTGAGCTGGAGCAAACCAAAAAGCATTTAGAGGAGCAGAAGCTTCAGCTGAACCAAGCCACGGACGCGATAGCTGGAGCACCGATAATTATGCCTGCCCCCACTCCACCAGCTATTCATCCGCCAATCACGGATCCCGCTCTAGCAGTGCATAATCAGCGATCTCCAGGAGCATCGGGCAATGTTGGTCCCGTAATGCATAACATACCAGTGGCTCCGCAG CATTTTGCGAATAAACCAAAAGTCAATCCTGTCAATCCGGCACTGTTAAACTCGGTGCGCCAACGAGATCCGAGACTAGCGCGCCAAATGCATGCGGCGTCCTCAAATCTAGCTGCGCCTGCACGAAACGATCCTCGGCTGGAGGCCAAATCGAGCTCCTCACAGAAGTCTAGTCGGTCGCGCAGCAAATCGCCTGtgcgcaacagcagcagtcgGCCTGGAAAGAGTGGAAGCTCTAGCCACAGCAGTTCGTCGAGCCGCAAGCGAAGTGAGTCCAAGAGCTCCACCGCTTCCACATCTTCGTCGGGCTCTGATGTTCGGCACAAGGCACAAGGCAGCTCCAACCAGCCACCAGTTAAGCGGTCCGGTAAGATCTCGTCTAAGGATTCGGATCGCTATGTTCGCAATGGATCTCCTCTGGGATCCGCGAAACGCAAGAGCAGCTCACCGAGTAGCTCGCCATCCAAATCCAAGCGCAGCACGTCGCACAAGTCATCCTCGTCGCGAGGAAAGACCTCTTCTCTGCGATCCCGCAGTCGATCTCCAGTTTTTATGGACGTCGACCTACGCACCGGAGTTCGAAGCAAGTCACCAGAGAGCAGGGCTGTTGCCCCATCATCCTTACCACTGGCGGGCGCATCACTAGCAGCATCAGCTAAAGCACCAAAAGATTTAGAGAAAC CGAATCTATCAACAGTATCAATGCTCAACTCAAATCCCACGACTTCAGGAACACCAGCGGCATCTCTAGTCAGGCAATCGTCGCCCAGTCCGTCGTCCTCGTCTATTTCCTCGCAGGGTAATGTATCGGACGCCCTGCAGCTGTCGATTAACAAGTTGCTCCAGGTGCAAGGTGGTTGCGGTGCTGGCGAGAAACGTCCCGCCGACGCACTGCCGCCACATATCGACGGTGAAGAGCAACCGCCGCAACACAAGCGCAGCAAGTCAACCAAACTGGACGC TCTCTTTGGCAGTGAGGATGTCGACCTGCGACGCGAGATTCTAGTTGTCAAGCCGGGAGTCATTGTTGTCGAAGACGACTCTATGGACGAAAGCGAGGTAGACAAG CCCACAAAGAAATCCGGCTCACCGCCCAAGAAGGCAACGTTGGAGGAGCTGCGCGCCAAGCTGGCTAACTCGGCTCGAATCCAGAATAAGCAGGGAAAGTCTG ACAAATCCAAGGATCAGGCCGTGTCCCAACGCCTTAAGCAGCTGGCGGAGCTTAAAGTCAACGACGATTCGCAGGAGGCGCACGACGAGAAGGTGCGCACCATACTCAGCCAGGCGCAGGAGATGTATGAGAATCACGGCATGAATCAGGAACAGTACAAGGATCTGGTTCAAAAAGTAGTGGTCATCAATGAGAATAGCAAAATAAAAGAGTCCCGGCGCCGAGACAACGATCTCGAGCGCAATGCGGCCAGGGATGCAGTGCTGCGCAAACGTATTCCCAAGCTGAAGGGCAACGAAAATCATACTTCAGGCTCACCGCATAGCGATGGATCGCCCAGGTACGATGAACAGCCGGCAGCTGCTCCGGAGAAGCCCTCAAACAAGCGGGATAAGACCAAGAGGGAGATGAAACGTCGCAAGCCCACCAAATGGGGCGAACAAGTGGATGCAGGGGCAGCACAACGCACTGCCTGGCAACTGGCCAATgtcaacaataacaataataacaacaacaagcggGCCGGTATCCAATTGCCCGTTCAGCCTCAGGCTGGATTCCGTGGCATGCCCTGGCAGCAGCCACCAGCCATGGTGTTGGCCCAGTCCGCAGTTCCGCCGCCACCGCAACCGCCGTCGATGATTAGTATGCCTCCCGTGCCACCGGTGACCATGACCAAGGCCATAAATTCCCTTGACAATCCCATGGCTGATGTAGTGCGAAGCATCACGATCGACGGTGGCTCCAAGGAGATACGCTTCTACAATCAGGTGGCCATCATTTTCATGGATGGCGATCAGCCGCATGAAATTGGTTTCCAGCCGGGGCAGCGAGTGATCCTTATCGATCACAATGAACCGCTACCACTTTGCTTCAACGATGATTACAAGCCGTTCCACTTGGATGGACAGCTTCACCGGATTCGATTTGGCTTTCCATCGCGCGAACTTTACATTGACGAGCACTGGTACGAGATCTACTTTGGCGGTCCGGCCGTATCCGTGCCCATTGGCAACAAACTGCATATAATCAAAGCCGAGGGTCCACCGCCCAACGTGGACATTGGGCGAGTGCGAAGGGATCTGGTTGTGGGCAAAATCAATATGATTGTAGATGCGCATACTATAGTGCCACTCTTTTTGGACGCCAGACAGCAGACCTTCCAGCTGGGCGCCGAGCAGCATTCGCTGCAATTTGTGGACAGTTTCCAATATGCTCTGCTCGACGGGCAGCTGCAGAAGATGGAGTATGGTGGTCTCCCAAAAGGAATGATGCTGAACGGCGGTCGCAGCTGCTTCATTAGGTTTGGAACGCTGCCCAAAGGAGTCATTGCAGGAAAAACCCATGTGGCGGATATGGTGTACATTAAGACTGATGCTCCTGCAGAGCCTCCCAAGCCGCCGCCAATTATTGTGAAACCACCGCCAGTGGTGGAGCAACCGAAGCCCGCCCCAGTTGCTGGTGCTCCCATTTCCCTTCCAGCAGCAGCCGCTGCACTAGAGAGCTTGAACATTAATGATTTGTTCCAAAAGCTTGTCTCGTCTGGAATAATTGGTGGTGCAGCTGCAGCACCAACTCTGCCTGCCGCAGACTCATCGGTGGCCAAAGAGCCAACCGCCTCTGCCACCGAACCCTCAACTGCATCTGCAACCGCTGCGCCTGCTACACTGCCTGCTGGTCCCCCCATGGAGCCGATCAAGCGGATCGATCTCCGCAAGCCAGAGTCCATCAAGACACGCCAGGCGGCTGTGGTGGCCGTTCTTTACCTGGGAATGCAGTGCAGCAGCTGTGGAGTGCGTTTCCCGCCAGAGCAAACAATTAAGTACAGCCAACATTTGGACTGGCACTTTCGACAGAATCGTAGAGAGCGGGATTCCACTAGGAAAGCCACTTCGCGAAAATGGTATTACGATCTCAACGACTGGCGGCAATATGAAGAAATCGAAGATGTGGAGGAGCGAGAGAAGAACTTCCTGGAGGCTCAGGGACAGCCGGGTGGCGTTGAGGCCCTTGAGGAGCTCTCCCAACAACGCTCCCTGGATTCGCCCGTGCCAACGTGTGCTGCTGGAAAGGATGATGTGGATCACTGCTGTGACATGTGCCACGAGAAATTCGAGCAGTTCTACAACGAAGAGCTCGAGGAGTGGCATCTCCGTAGCGCTATTCGTGTGGAAGATAAGATATATCATCCTCTATGCTACGAGGACTACAAGGCCTCGTTGAATCCTCCAGCGGAGATAAAGTCCGACCAGGACGTGGACATGAACAACACCGATGACAATGCCATGGACACACTGATCAAAGTGGAGGATGATGAAGATGAAG GTATGCCAAAAACATCACAGGCCATTTTTGAAgacgatgatgacgacgtCATCGTGCTGCCCAATGAAGAGCCAAGTGTCACGGAAATCgtcgacgacgacgatgaggaCGAGTACGTTCCGGGCAATGTGACACGTGCAGACATGGGCACCGAGTCGCAGGACAAAACAGAGTCCAACTTCGAGACCAAAGAACCGAAGAAAGATCAGGTTGAGCTCGGTGAACAGCAGCAAAACGAATCGGCCAATGAATCGGATGTCGAGATCCAAGAGCCGAACATTCCTTTCACGGATCTGGACACTTATGTGGAGAAGGATGAGGCCACCAGGGCGGCGCTACTGAACGTTAAGATCAAGGAGGAGCCCAAGGATGAGTAtgaggaggacgaggatgatGGATTCGAAGACGTGGGCACAGTGGTTTCGCTTTTACCTCTGCCCGAGGACGAGATCTCCATACACAGCAGCG AAACTCAAACACACACCATCGGCTCGTCAGCCTCGCCGGCCACCATCGAGCGGCCAGCATCGGTGACCTCGCTCTCACTGCCCGCCAATGAGGCGGACGAGGTGGAGCAGGGTGATGCAAACGCCGATACGGATGCGGAATTGAATGGCGAGAAGCAGGAGGCCACGCATAACCTGAGCGCAGTGGGTCCGACGTTACCTTTGGCTAGCATagttaataaaataaagataaatATCACTAAGAATACGAGTAGTAATAGTCATAATAGTGCCTCCAACACCACGACAACGGACTCGCAAGTCTCGGCCATAAGCGTCATCGGTGGATCAGGAGCAGCTGGCGGTGCATCCGGAGCAGGAGACCCTGTCCAGCAGGTGAACGCCATTCAAACCATTTCCACCATTCCAGTGCTGTGCGGCGGCAATACGTTCGTGCCCAAGATTGCGACCAGCACGCCCTCCAACGTAATCAACTCGATCTCGGTAATTGGCAGCACTTACGGcgcgagcagcagcagcaatggcAGCCGAAGCACCACTTCAACCGCATCCTCCACACCAGCTGCTTCGCTTTCGGCGGAGACGGGCAGCCTGAAGTCGCCCACTCCGCCGCTCGCCACAGTTGATCCGGATCCGGAGCCCGTCGTGGAACAAAAGCCGGCGCTGCGGAACGCCGCGCTGAAGCGGACGAAGAAGGTGCATAACGGCATCGAAACGTCGGGCCTGTGCTCGATCATGTAA